Proteins from a genomic interval of Rhodopseudomonas julia:
- a CDS encoding protein phosphatase CheZ, producing MSAKRATAKKDVTEQEAWAQHATEQLSLALRLDKIFTELSELRQIAGKQDEVVADQQKLWLGVEAIQHAIRDTRGEIASIHAKVVDSKQFNRAADELDAVVADTEGATETILTSAEEIDDIARKLGKTLGDDERAQLQGINDRCIAIFEACNFQDITGQRISKVVNLLQFIESRIDKMLKIWSGEATAFEQHAEDEPEEEGDEALLNGPALKSDENVVSQDDIDSLFN from the coding sequence ATGTCCGCAAAGCGCGCCACCGCGAAAAAGGATGTGACCGAGCAGGAAGCTTGGGCACAGCACGCCACAGAGCAGCTCAGCCTGGCACTTCGCCTCGACAAGATTTTCACCGAGCTTTCCGAGCTTCGGCAGATCGCCGGCAAGCAGGATGAAGTCGTCGCCGATCAGCAGAAGCTTTGGCTGGGCGTCGAGGCCATTCAGCACGCCATCCGCGACACGCGTGGCGAAATCGCCTCGATTCATGCCAAAGTGGTCGATTCCAAGCAGTTCAACCGCGCTGCCGACGAGCTCGATGCCGTCGTCGCCGACACCGAGGGCGCCACCGAGACGATCCTCACCTCCGCCGAGGAGATCGACGACATTGCGAGAAAGCTCGGCAAGACGCTCGGTGATGACGAGCGCGCCCAGCTCCAGGGCATCAATGACCGTTGCATCGCCATCTTCGAGGCGTGCAACTTCCAGGACATTACCGGCCAGCGCATCTCCAAGGTCGTCAACCTCCTGCAATTCATCGAAAGCCGCATCGACAAGATGCTGAAGATCTGGTCCGGCGAGGCCACGGCTTTCGAGCAGCATGCCGAGGACGAGCCGGAGGAAGAGGGCGACGAGGCGCTCCTCAACGGTCCGGCGCTCAAGAGCGACGAGAACGTCGTCTCGCAGGACGACATCGATTCCCTTTTCAACTGA
- a CDS encoding response regulator gives MSLNLSMPILVVDDYKTMIRIIKNLLKQLGFEDIDEAADGSEALNKMKERDYGLVISDWNMEPMTGYELLKQVRADDKLNATPFIMVTAEAKSENVIAAKKEGVSNYIVKPFNAQTLKGKIEAVFEN, from the coding sequence ATGTCGTTGAACCTTTCTATGCCGATCCTTGTCGTCGACGATTACAAGACGATGATCCGGATCATTAAGAACCTGTTAAAGCAGCTCGGCTTCGAAGATATCGACGAAGCGGCCGATGGCAGCGAGGCGCTCAACAAGATGAAGGAGCGCGACTATGGTCTCGTCATATCTGACTGGAACATGGAGCCGATGACCGGTTACGAGCTTCTGAAGCAGGTGCGGGCCGACGACAAGCTGAACGCGACGCCGTTCATCATGGTCACTGCCGAGGCGAAGTCAGAAAACGTCATCGCCGCCAAGAAAGAAGGCGTGAGCAATTATATCGTGAAGCCGTTCAATGCGCAGACGCTGAAGGGCAAGATCGAAGCCGTCTTCGAGAACTGA